One region of Acropora muricata isolate sample 2 chromosome 13, ASM3666990v1, whole genome shotgun sequence genomic DNA includes:
- the LOC136897030 gene encoding uncharacterized protein codes for MHLDPILLASLRGAICEKNAFLEDDSFRSILHIYLLLRGSRLQGLLNLQSSERPLFEIPKASPSAADVVCNKAEESKQEIDMFLALLQGVPKDMWNTVAALLRNVTVFPPVKSHDDENARKQRRAKINATNYDRSEIVSVKGNATKAEEVIKSLRFSHYEENSLCGLKEGIPGNEFDATVEEIAELTNMPVKLKKVIKRARYFTLGDVLAVNRLQFKTRNENMVFGRIAVLRNGDTLDMTYSIHSVEYKLKKKRRKPENAATFTKFSEALNMERHEDDDAAGGEDEHEDFHEVSVDLRQDFLAFFHKQAIEGFVKHCDYLLKILDYEQKEEPQILQHIDVKNGQNSEGGKEDSAE; via the coding sequence ATGCATTTAGATCCGATATTGCTTGCGTCTCTAAGAGGTGCAATTTGCGAAAAAAATGCCTTTCTCGAAGACGATTCTTTTCGTAGTATTCTCCATATCTACCTGCTATTACGTGGAAGTAGGCTACAAGGTCTGCTGAACCTACAATCAAGCGAAAGACCTTTGTTTGAAATTCCAAAAGCAAGCCCATCGGCTGCAGATGTCGTTTGCAACAAAGCAGAAGAATCCAAACAGGAAATTGATATGTTTTTAGCGTTACTTCAAGGCGTTCCAAAAGATATGTGGAATACTGTCGCTGCGCTTCTAAGAAATGTGACTGTATTCCCACCGGTGAAAAGCCATGACGATGAAAATGCACGAAAGCAGCGGAGGGCTAAAATAAACGCTACCAACTATGATCGTAGCGAAATCGTCTCAGTAAAGGGCAATGCAACAAAAGCAGAAGAGGTGATAAAATCGCTTCGATTTTCGCATTACGAAGAAAACAGCTTATGTGGTCTCAAGGAAGGGATTCCAGGGAACGAGTTCGATGCAACCGTCGAAGAAATAGCGGAACTCACCAACATGCCAGTGAAGCTGAAGAAAGTTATCAAGAGGGCAAGATATTTTACCCTTGGGGATGTCCTTGCAGTGAACAGGTTGcagtttaaaacacgaaatgagAACATGGTGTTTGGACGAATAGCCGTGCTCCGCAATGGTGATACTTTAGATATGACTTATTCTATACATTCTGTTGAGTACAAACTCAAGAAGAAGCGACGTAAACCCGAAAATGCCGCGACTTTCACGAAGTTTTCCGAGGCTCTGAACATGGAACGCCACGAAGACGATGACGCCGCAGGTGGCGAAGATGAACACGAGGACTTTCATGAAGTTTCCGTTGATCTCCGACAAgattttttggctttctttCACAAGCAGGCTATTGAAGGCTTTGTGAAGCACTGTGATTACCTGCTCAAAATTTTGGATTACGAACAGAAGGAGGAACCTCAGATTCTTCAGCACATAgatgtcaaaaatggccaaaattctGAAGGAGGCAAGGAAGATAGCGCTGAGTAA
- the LOC136895711 gene encoding uncharacterized protein has protein sequence MPFSKTIIYVVFWIATCYYVEVRYEVCWTYNQAKDLSLKFQKQAHRLADVVCNKPEECKQEIDMFLALLQGVPKDMWNTVAALLRNVTVFPPAKIYDDETARKQRRAKINAANYDRSEIVLVKGNATKAEEVIKSLRFSSYEENNLCDLKEGIPGNEFDATVEEIAELTNMPVKLKKVIKRARNFTRGDVLAVNRLQFKTQDGNMVFGRIAVLRNGDTLDMTYSIHSVEYKLKKKQRKPENAGTFTKFSEALNMEHDEDNDDKGGEDDHEDFNEISVDLREDFLAFFHKQAIEGFVKHCDYLLKILDYEQKEEPQILQHIGVKNGQNSEGVKEEGDE, from the coding sequence atgcCCTTCTCGAAAACGATTATTTACGTAGTATTTTGGATAGCTACCTGCTATTATGTGGAAGTACGCTACGAAGTCTGCTGGACCTACAATCAAGCGAAAGACCTTTCTTTGAAATTCCAAAAGCAAGCCCATCGGCTTGCAGATGTCGTTTGCAACAAACCGGAAGAATGCAAACAGGAAATTGATATGTTTTTAGCGTTACTTCAAGGCGTTCCAAAAGATATGTGGAATACTGTCGCTGCGCTTCTAAGAAATGTGACTGTGTTCCCACCGGCGAAAATCTATGACGATGAAACTGCACGAAAACAGCGGAGGGCTAAAATAAACGCTGCCAACTATGACCGTAGCGAAATCGTTTTAGTAAAGGGCAATGCAACAAAGGCAGAAGAAGTGATAAAATCGCTTCGATTTTCGAGTTACGAAGAAAACAACCTATGTGATCTCAAGGAAGGAATACCAGGAAACGAGTTCGATGCAACCGTCGAAGAAATAGCAGAACTCACCAACATGCCGGTGAAGCTGAAGAAAGTTATCAAGAGGGCAAGAAATTTTACTCGAGGGGATGTCCTTGCCGTGAACAGGTTGCAGTTTAAAACACAGGATGGGAATATGGTGTTTGGACGAATAGCCGTCCTCCGCAATGGTGATACTTTAGATATGACTTACTCTATACATTCTGTTGAGTACAAGCTCAAAAAGAAGCAACGTAAACCCGAAAATGCCGGGACTTTCACGAAGTTTTCCGAGGCTCTGAACATGGAACACGACGAAGACAACGACGACAAAGGTGGCGAAGATGACCACGAGGACTTTAATGAAATTTCCGTTGATCTCCGAGAAgattttttggctttctttCACAAGCAGGCTATTGAAGGATTTGTGAAACACTGTGATTACCTGCTCAAAATTTTGGATTACGAACAGAAGGAGGAACCTCAGATTCTTCAGCACATAggtgtcaaaaatggccaaaattctGAAGGAGTCAAGGAGGAAGGTGATGAGTAA